Proteins encoded by one window of Eremothecium cymbalariae DBVPG#7215 chromosome 1, complete sequence:
- a CDS encoding uncharacterized protein (similar to Ashbya gossypii AFR536W) produces the protein MPKSEKNSDNLDIFGRSLSYHLSRCCEVHIESIIDDIEPYSQDWESGYSPLHLCFISGQYEKAFKIYYRWHTTFEAVNHLGRGTILDLKDREGFTPLRLLKELNDYWRLSRLPNSVLPRENYKSTHVDWSTDITKLRPSIQKLRNWYKNRGSRRCYTLGKNDYFQLGTGDSKARQIWYEVESYKLAGTVLDDAPRFRVCYMNKRHSVLLTVNNQIYSSGNTARGALNSDSESLKLQNFQFERVSFDHKETISSISSSDTHNLILTKSGKVYSWGGNECNQLGYELGESCCPFIQQVSIIRENRISFVSCSNVHSSALGVDGCLYSWGSNSGQMGPYKPLISPSYSASEHDGKKPQCIVCQTNTQNVHDLICQEYATLIWSDNYKLCVLSDFKKYKFTLTKPSIFHGDNFATFRPSLPADSQRVIKIRTRNSFGNNICILYNDGSVGILKMQESKDMWSKLPSIPNICPYWVPQTWLDRCLDFDVGMRGELILCTVGGEVYISKGLNQPFELKPQKSPGGRCVGVSCDPLFASFSVFIDDFDMPIMKFYDNNISEDLQLCSAVFGEDLGGQLKKNPLEAVDICLKDKVGNVSEEHDRNMEGQEVSMFNDSRFTNYYRPFQKLMCHKVDDAVGASIPTRLNINYDVEFVDNSGVVIGRCHKVLLCLRCPSVIDSLAGSSRIYEKPLNSGNKLTMMSDSASKFWRIQVASSSSSAVEYAIHPLNYVLHLLYSGEINDSPKNVLNMPTSEYILFKKEIRKYMGMLDLFPSSTELVRSLNELYQHCSPEFASKSSIPYLFHHFNLPNLLELYAKPDVKILLADKKVLYAHSFLLRCRSSYFQALLDDCWDRGAPLNMVHVSVTTFTVILKYIYALPFDNLLIDLPSKSPADIINDLFDLIQLCEEIMLDGLKSYCEAVLSKYVQHKTVVPMWINAISLNCYGLTYICLWYLYNNYEVLFFEANLVLVDKYLSSEDWAVFEKFARKLRNGRNDELDQKFNGQYLCYHGYNNFTDWVTEFKSMPSKFNEIFMDPASKFEVIPGHKRKKSKIKSKKAASKSKTSHSEKNQSVFRVDLTNIKPVIRQSEKGAPSLSASSSSSLLSLNTTTQSGGSSPESEGFTVVSKSRRKASRGLPTDSSPQVTLFTSSEPQNKNMAIFETAAKKKSVPNSTSPGIKTELSMFPSIEAAVQEPLKFKKVVSPTTPSIPFKKLSQKERIKLQLTSTDVNQSAKPRNPKPAWDTAARPSRSTSNSANIKLFPSLMDVLKTGASSTGTIGLTTKGEAGSITTYLSKTIFPPQQQPCKPSTQTLPTDPTFSEGLDFAAWWDQESARVQQEIKQQETYEKQLKIQFGLESAPTIKNGKPKFKKLDWS, from the coding sequence ATGCCAAAGAGTGAGAAAAATAGTGACAACTTAGACATATTTGGAAGGTCACTTTCATATCATTTATCTCGGTGTTGTGAAGTGCATATAGAGagtattattgatgatattgaacCTTATTCTCAAGACTGGGAGTCTGGATATTCTCCTTTGCatctttgttttataaGTGGCCAATATGAGAAGGCATTCAAGATTTACTACCGCTGGCATACTACGTTTGAAGCCGTAAATCATCTCGGGAGGGGTACCATTCTGGACTTGAAAGATAGAGAGGGCTTTACCCCATTAAGATTACTTAAGGAATTGAATGATTATTGGCGACTAAGTAGGTTACCCAATAGTGTGTTACCAAGGGAAAATTACAAGTCAACACATGTCGACTGGTCGACAGATATCACCAAATTGCGGCCATCCATTCAAAAGTTGCGGAACTGGTACAAGAACAGAGGATCCCGAAGGTGCTATACTTTGGGTAAAAACGATTATTTCCAGTTGGGAACTGGTGACTCGAAGGCAAGACAAATTTGGTATGAGGTCGAGTCATATAAGTTGGCTGGAACGGTTCTTGATGACGCACCACGATTTCGGGTGTGCTACATGAATAAGCGGCATTCTGTGTTGCTTACGGTCAACAATCAGATATATTCGTCAGGGAACACAGCTAGGGGGGCCTTAAACAGTGATTCAGAAAGTTTAAAATTgcaaaattttcaatttgaaagGGTATCTTTTGATCATAAGGAAACTATATCGAGCATTTCCTCAAGCGACACGCACAATCTAATTTTAACAAAGTCCGGAAAGGTGTATTCATGGGGTGGTAATGAATGTAATCAATTGGGATATGAGCTTGGCGAATCATGTTGTCCGTTTATACAGCAGGTATCGATTATTCGAGAGAATCGGATCTCGTTTGTTTCTTGTTCTAATGTTCATTCTTCTGCTTTGGGAGTCGATGGCTGCTTGTACTCATGGGGCTCTAATTCAGGACAAATGGGGCCATATAAACCCCTCATTTCCCCATCTTATAGTGCTTCTGAGCATGATGGTAAAAAACCTCAGTGCATCGTGTGCCAAACGAATACTCAAAATGTGCATGATTTGATATGTCAGGAATATGCAACCTTAATCTGGTCAGATAATTACAAACTATGTGTTCTAtcagattttaaaaaatacaaatttaCGTTAACCAAACCTAGCATTTTTCATGGTGATAACTTTGCCACATTTAGGCCGTCACTTCCTGCTGACTCACAACGGGTCATCAAGATCCGGACGCGTAATTCCTTTGGTAACAACATCTGTATCCTCTATAATGATGGCTCCGTTGGAATCCTTAAGATGCAGGAATCTAAAGATATGTGGAGTAAATTGCCATCCATCCCTAACATTTGCCCATATTGGGTTCCACAGACGTGGTTGGACCGCTGTTTAGATTTTGATGTCGGGATGCGAGGTGAGTTGATTCTATGCACTGTCGGCGGGGAAGTTTACATCTCAAAGGGATTAAACCAGCCGTTCGAACTGAAACCACAGAAATCTCCCGGTGGAAGGTGTGTTGGTGTGAGCTGCGATCCATTATTTGCCTCCTTTTCTGTTTTTATAGATGATTTTGACATGCCTATTATGAAATTCTACGACAATAATATTAGTGAAGATTTACAGCTTTGTTCTGCTGTCTTTGGAGAGGATTTAGGAGGTCAACTAAAGAAAAATCCATTAGAAGCCGTTGATATTTGTCTCAAAGATAAAGTTGGAAACGTTAGTGAGGAACATGACCGTAATATGGAGGGGCAAGAGGTATCTATGTTTAATGATAGCAGATTTACAAATTACTACAGACCCTTTCAAAAACTAATGTGCCATAAGGTTGATGACGCCGTAGGTGCAAGCATACCTACGAGGCTAAATATTAATTATGACGTTGAATTCGTAGATAATTCTGGAGTTGTGATAGGAAGGTGTCACAAAGTTTTGCTATGTTTACGATGTCCCTCAGTTATCGATAGTTTGGCAGGCAGCTCTCGGATATATGAGAAACCTTTAAATTCAGGTAACAAGTTGACCATGATGAGTGATTCAGCTTCTAAGTTTTGGCGTATACAAGTTgcttcatcctcatcttctgCAGTAGAGTATGCTATACATCCATTGAACTATGTTCTCCACTTATTATACTCTGGAGAAATAAATGATTCACCTAAAAATGTTCTGAACATGCCCACATCAGAATATATCTTGTTTAAGAAAGAAATCAGAAAATATATGGGTATGTTGGACCTGTTTCCAAGTTCTACTGAATTGGTCCGTTCATTAAACGAGCTCTATCAGCATTGCAGCCCGGAAtttgcttcaaaatcatcaatacCATATCTCTTTCATCACTTTaatcttccaaatttgTTAGAGCTCTATGCCAAACCTGATGTTAAAATATTGCTGGCTGATAAAAAGGTTTTGTATGCCCATTCTTTCTTATTGCGATGCCGCTCCTCATACTTTCAGGCACTCCTTGACGATTGCTGGGATCGCGGTGCGCCATTGAATATGGTACATGTTTCAGTAACCACATTTACggttattttaaaatacatatatgcGCTTCCATTTGATAATCTTTTGATAGATTTGCCTTCTAAATCTCCTGCTGATATTATAAATGACttgtttgatttgattCAGCTTTGTGAGGAAATAATGCTAGATGGATTGAAATCCTACTGTGAGGCTGTGTTATCTAAGTATGTCCAGCACAAAACCGTTGTACCTATGTGGATTAATGCAATATCGCTTAATTGCTATGGGCTTACGTATATTTGTCTCTGGTATCTCTATAACAATTATGAAGTATTGTTTTTTGAAGCCAACCTAGTACTTGTGGATAAGTATTTGTCTTCTGAGGACTGGGCTGTATTCGAAAAGTTTGCGAGGAAATTGCGAAATGGAAGAAACGATGAACTTGACCAAAAGTTTAATGGTCAGTATCTTTGTTACCATGGATATAACAATTTCACTGATTGGGTTACCGAATTCAAGTCCATGCCTTCTAaatttaatgaaatattcATGGATCCAGCTTCTAAGTTTGAAGTCATTCCTGGCCATAAACGtaaaaaatccaaaatcaaatCTAAGAAAGCAGCCTCAAAAAGCAAGACTTCTCATTCTGAGAAAAATCAGTCCGTGTTTCGTGTGGATTTGACCAATATAAAGCCTGTTATCAGGCAGTCTGAAAAAGGAGCTCCAAGTTTATCTGCTTCTTCCAGCAGTTCATTGCTGTCACTAAACACTACTACTCAGAGCGGGGGATCATCTCCTGAAAGTGAAGGCTTTACTGTAGTATCGAAGTCTCGAAGGAAGGCAAGTCGTGGATTGCCTACAGACTCTTCTCCGCAAGTAACGCTGTTTACATCATCTGAACCACAAAATAAGAACATGGCTATCTTTGAAACTGCTGCCAAGAAGAAATCTGTACCAAACTCAACTTCCCCTGGAATTAAAACTGAACTTTCAATGTTCCCTTCCATAGAAGCGGCAGTACAGGAACCACTGAAGTTCAAGAAGGTTGTTTCGCCTACCACACCTTCCATCCCCTTCAAGAAACTCTCTCAAAAGGAACGAATCAAACTACAATTGACAAGCACGGACGTAAATCAAAGTGCCAAGCCTAGGAACCCAAAGCCAGCATGGGATACTGCAGCCCGCCCCTCTAGATCAACATCAAATAGTgcaaatataaaattgttCCCCTCTTTGATGGATGTTCTGAAGACAGGTGCCTCCAGCACCGGAACAATTGGCCTTACAACAAAGGGGGAAGCAGGCTCTATCACAACGTACCTCAGCAAAACTATATTTCCAcctcaacaacaaccatGTAAGCCATCCACTCAAACCCTTCCGACTGATCCTACTTTCTCGGAAGGACTGGATTTCGCTGCATGGTGGGATCAAGAATCTGCACGAGTACAACAGGAAATAAAGCAACAGGAAACCTACGAAAAACAACTTAAAATTCAATTTGGACTTGAATCAGCTCCGACCATCAAGAATGGTAAGccaaaattcaaaaaactcGACTGGAGCTAA
- the ISW2 gene encoding DNA translocase (similar to Ashbya gossypii AFR537W 1-intron) gives MSETITKDSKYWKDRKKRFLLDVDAKVAKQRDKDDTYVRFKHLLGLTDLFRHFIGMRAKRDKNMQKLLRMVDGESRGNNNKSLRNRDSSRHYRKTEKEEDAELIQDEEGRLSETTVLTESPNYVKAGKLREYQIYGLNWLISLHENKLSGILADEMGLGKTLQTISFLGYLKFIKNIDGPFIVVVPKSTLDNWKREFSKWTPDVRTLILQGDKETRAKLLEDRILSCDFDVLITSYEMVIKEKAALKKFAWQYIVIDEAHRIKNEQSTLSQIIRLFYSKGRLLITGTPLQNNLHELWALLNFLLPDVFGESEVFDEWFQQNDKDQDQEVVVQQLHAVLQPFLLRRVKAEVEKSLLPKIETNVYVGMAGMQLQWYKSLLEKDIDAVNGAVAKREGKTRLLNIVMQLRKCCNHPYLFEGAEPGPPFTTDEHLIYNSGKMIVLDKLLKRKQMEGSRVLIFSQMSRLLDILEDYCYFREYEYCRMDGSTSHEERIQAIDDFNAPDSNKFIFLLTTRAGGLGINLVTADTVVLYDSDWNPQADLQAMDRAHRIGQKKQVHVYRFVTENAIEEKVIERAAQKLRLDQLVIQQGTGKKSANLGNSKDELIDMIQFGAKDVFDKKSTEVTMDDDIDEILKKGEQKTQKLNAKYEALGLDDLQKFNGMADQSAYEWNGTIFEKKKTEAKSLEWINPSRRERRREQTYSVDDYYKEIIGGAANKNSSKTTPQPKMPKAPRAVLIQDFQFPSPNLNFLQEKEQLSYKRKINYKVASYDLGSDDEEDDGSISERIASEQAKIDNAEEFTEEDELMKQKCIDESFTSWTKREFITFINGSSKFGRTNFKAIASMLENKTVKEVEEYGNVFWSRYKEIQGYEKYLNTIEAGERKTEKLRQQESLLKMKIAQCESPLHEMIIQYPPNNARRTYNSMEDKFILITVNKYGLFSDNLYDKVKQEIMKCNLFHFDWFIRTRSVHELSKRVTTLLTMITREYEGPDSAAKRKRKTKDDTPAISNGDRGVSTGLDPSEQPLKKIRAEEGVFVPH, from the exons ATGTCTGAAACGATAACG aaagattcaaaatattggaaagatAGAAAGAAGCGATTCCTGCTGGATGTTGATGCAAAAGTTGCTAAACAGCGAGATAAAGATGACACGTATGTGCGGTTTAAACATCTATTGGGTTTGACGGATTTGTTTCGTCATTTTATTGGGATGCGTGCAAAGAGGGACAAAAACATGCAAAAGTTATTAAGGATGGTTGATGGGGAATCGCGCGGTAACAATAACAAGTCTCTGCGCAATAGGGATTCATCGAGACATTATAGGAAGACagaaaaagaggaagatgcAGAGCTAATacaagatgaagaaggCCGCCTATCTGAAACTACTGTTTTAACTGAATCACCCAATTATGTCAAAGCTGGGAAACTGAGGgaatatcaaatatatgGTCTTAACTGGTTGATATCCTTGCATGAGAACAAGCTTTCTGGTATATTGGCTGATGAAATGGGGTTAGGAAAGACTCTGCAGACGATATCGTTCCTTGgatatttaaaatttatcaaaaatattgatggTCCATTTATTGTTGTCGTACCAAAATCCACACTTGACAACTGGAAACGCGAGTTTTCCAAGTGGACTCCAGACGTTCGTACTCTAATCTTACAGGGTGATAAGGAGACACGAGCGAAGTTACTTGAAGATCGTATTTTAAGCTGTGATTTCGACGTTCTAATCACTTCTTATGAAATGGTAATTAAAGAGAAGGCTGcgttaaagaaatttgcaTGGCAGTATATTGTTATCGATGAGGCGCATCGTATCAAGAATGAGCAAAGTACATTATCCCAGATTATTCGTCTATTTTATTCTAAAGGCAGGCTATTGATTACTGGAACACCTCTGCAAAATAATTTACATGAGCTGTGGGCCTTATTAAATTTTTTGCTACCAGATGTATTCGGTGAATCAGAGGTTTTCGATGAATGGTTTCAACAAAACGACAAGGATCAGGATCAGGAAGTCGTAGTACAACAGTTACATGCAGTTCTACAACCCTTTTTACTAAGACGGGTAAAAGCTGAAGTGGAAAAGTCCTTACTACCGAAAATTGAAACTAATGTTTACGTGGGTATGGCGGGCATGCAACTTCAATGGTATAAATCTCTACTTGAAAAGGACATCGATGCTGTAAATGGTGCTGTAGCAAAACGAGAGGGTAAAACACGTCTATTGAACATTGTTATGCAGCTGCGGAAGTGCTGTAACCATCCTTATCTATTTGAAGGGGCTGAACCTGGTCCCCCATTCACAACAGATGAACACTTAATCTATAATTCTGGTAAGATGATTGTTTTGGACAAGTTGTTGAAACGAAAACAGATGGAAGGGTCTCgtgttttaatatttagCCAAATGTCTAGACTTCTGgatattttggaagattATTGTTACTTTAGAGAATATGAATACTGTAGAATGGACGGTTCTACATCTCATGAGGAACGTATCCAAGCAATTGATGACTTCAATGCGCCGGATTCAAATAAgttcatatttttattgACTACTCGTGCAGGTGGTCTAGGAATCAACCTGGTTACGGCGGACACAGTTGTGTTATACGATTCAGACTGGAACCCACAAGCTGACCTACAGGCAATGGATAGAGCTCATAGAATTGGTCAGAAAAAGCAGGTACATGTATACCGCTTTGTTACGGAAAATGCGATAGAAGAAAAGGTTATTGAACGCGCCGCCCAGAAGTTAAGGTTAGATCAATTAGTTATACAGCAAGGTACTGGCAAAAAGAGTGCCAACTTAGGAAATAGCAAAGATGAATTGATTGATATGATCCAGTTCGGAGCAAAGGATGTATTTGACAAGAAATCTACCGAGGTTACtatggatgatgatattgatgaaattttgaaaaaaggtGAGCAGAAGACTCAAAAATTAAATGCAAAATATGAAGCCCTAGGCTTGGATGACCTACAAAAATTCAATGGTATGGCTGATCAATCAGCATATGAATGGAATGGTacaatctttgaaaaaaagaaaactgaAGCTAAGTCGCTCGAATGGATCAACCCATCGCGTAGAGAAAGGAGAAGGGAACAGACTTATTCAGTTGATGATTATTATAAGGAAATTATAGGAGGCGCTGCAAATAAGaactcttcaaaaactaCACCCCAACCAAAAATGCCAAAGGCTCCACGAGCTGTTTTGATTCAAGATTTCCAATTCCCATCACCTAATTTAAACTTTCTACAGGAAAAGGAACAGTTGTCTTATAAGCGGAAAATAAACTACAAAGTCGCCAGTTATGATCTGGGATCcgatgatgaggaagatgatggaAGTATCTCTGAAAGGATAGCTTCTGAGCAAGCAAAGATTGATAACGCTGAGGAATTTACCGAAGAAGATGAACTAATGAAGCAGAAATGTATAGATGAATCGTTTACTAGTTGGACTAAACGTGAATTCATAACATTCATTAACGgttcttccaaatttggaagaacAAACTTTAAAGCCATAGCATCAATGCtagaaaataaaactgttaaagaagttgaagaatacGGTAATGTTTTTTGGTCGAGGTATAAAGAAATCCAGGGttatgaaaaatatttaaatacCATTGAGGCTGGCGAAAGGAAGACTGAGAAGTTAAGACAGCAAGAGTCATtattaaagatgaaaattGCTCAATGTGAATCCCCACTTCACGAAATGATCATACAATATCCTCCAAATAATGCAAGGAGAACTTATAATTCAATGGAAGATAAGTTTATTTTGATTACAGTTAACAAATACGGTCTTTTTTCGGATAACCTTTATGACAAAGTAAAGCAAGAAATTATGAAATGCAATCTATTTCATTTTGACTGGTTTATTAGAACAAGATCAGTGCatgaattatcaaaaaggGTTACCACCCTATTAACTATGATTACTAGGGAGTATGAAGGTCCAGATAGCGCTGCGAAgagaaaaaggaaaaccaaGGATGACACACCAGCTATATCCAACGGTGATCGAGGTGTCTCCACTGGCCTAGATCCCTCGGAGCAGcctttaaaaaaaattagagCTGAAGAAGGCGTTTTCGTGCCTcattaa
- the RNT1 gene encoding ribonuclease III (similar to Ashbya gossypii AFR538C), producing MGRKKVSCSVPRGKTYSRHGTFNKKNIESNRDHNTSNYLKINEDNVIDLSSRSEAYRVIQSRKPSQTYSIHNNMSNEEGIEGTVAKVDTGRYQYSQILQLEHAISNIIESLNRIINMSPNFKTYLENLNDEHTPTEFLPSFARYQLKCAAELKTLYQLGKFPSFNELMNYECKFSPTEKLPIFSNLTEEDIDGLSSQVEDEEEDDDYIPTAVSTEVISNSNTKEAPQLTGYENKWPPELPEIKNPAIKARVFTHRSMINDKLYLSEAAMIKAHNERLEFLGDSILNTTMTMIIYNKFPSFNEGRLSQLRMKLINNERLKEWSFMYRLPSMLKTNVETINNTPDFLNGKLKLYADVFEAYIGGLIEDDPKKNLPKVRKWLAALSEPVIQTEMENDVILENTDEVDVNAKKTLYSLIGYAALNLHYHPVHRPTTNAPYAIVECRVKNGVVLGSGKGKNVKIAGMRAAQVVLSDKALVDKYAAERAAIPREESVVKEVSDFKRKDNKINF from the coding sequence ATGGGTAGAAAGAAAGTTAGTTGTTCGGTTCCTCGTGGTAAAACATATTCCCGGCACGGCActttcaataaaaaaaacatCGAGAGCAATCGTGATCATAATACTAGTAATTACCTTAAGATCAATGAGGATAACGTGATTGATCTAAGCTCTAGGAGCGAAGCATACCGTGTAATTCAATCCCGAAAACCAAGTCAAACCTATAGCATCCATAACAACATGTCAAACGAGGAAGGTATTGAAGGAACTGTCGCAAAAGTTGACACTGGACGGTATCAATATTCTCAAATCTTACAATTGGAGCATGCTATTTCTAATATCATAGAATCGCTGAATCGGATTATAAACATGTCACCAAATTTCAAGACTTACTTGGAAAATCTAAATGACGAACATACCCCTACTGAATTTTTACCGAGTTTCGCACGATACCAACTTAAATGTGCAGCTGAGTTAAAAACTTTATATCAATTAGGAAAATTCCCAAGTTTCAACGAACTAATGAATTACGAATGCAAATTTTCCCCAACAGAAAAACTCCCAATATTCTCTAATTTAACCGAGGAAGACATTGATGGACTATCAAGCCAAGTTGAGGAcgaagaggaagatgatgattataTTCCTACCGCAGTTAGCACTGAGGTTATTAGTAATTCTAATACAAAGGAAGCACCTCAATTAACGGGATATGAAAACAAATGGCCTCCCGAATTACCTGAAATCAAGAATCCTGCCATAAAAGCTCGTGTTTTCACTCATAGGTCTATGATAAATGATAAACTATATCTATCTGAAGCTGCGATGATTAAAGCACATAATGAAAGATTAGAATTTCTTGGGGACTCTATTTTGAACACAACAATGACTATGATTATTTACAACAAGTTCCCTAGTTTTAATGAAGGTCGATTATCTCAATTAAGAATGAAGTTGATTAACAATGAGAGGTTGAAGGAATGGTCTTTTATGTATCGTCTTCCAAGTATGCTTAAAACAAATGTAGAAACCATAAACAACACTCCAGATTTCCTAAATGGAAAGCTGAAGCTCTATGCAGACGTGTTTGAGGCTTATATTGGGGGTTTAATTGAAGACGATCCCAAGAAGAATCTACCCAAAGTTAGAAAGTGGTTGGCCGCGTTATCGGAACCAGTAATCCAAACTGAAATGGAGAATGACGTTATCCTAGAAAACACTGATGAAGTTGATGTGAACGCAAAGAAGACCTTGTATTCATTAATTGGCTACGCAGCTTTGAATCTACATTACCACCCAGTTCACAGACCCACTACCAATGCTCCGTATGCCATTGTCGAGTGCAGAGTTAAGAACGGAGTTGTGCTGGGCAGTGGTAAGGGAAAAAATGTCAAAATTGCTGGAATGCGAGCTGCTCAGGTTGTTCTGTCAGATAAAGCCCTAGTCGATAAATATGCTGCCGAGAGAGCTGCAATCCCAAGGGAAGAATCTGTAGTTAAAGAAGTAAGCGATTTCAAGCGTAAGGATAACAAAATAAACTTTTAG
- the CUS1 gene encoding U2 snRNP complex subunit CUS1 (similar to Ashbya gossypii AFR539C) — MSKKPKNNHRRRRKKSSAQVTAEGRKSELSALIDEVSVQKNASASTADRNEDQQLIDRKIDPEFISIFQRFEASKETNKSDSVPQSGVVSVSKFSPPANDLDDYSDDAEAERPKSKRKAAKPSLSTLKSISTHPDLIQWYDCDSPEPFFLVKIKSAKNIVPIPSHWQAKRGYLSGRSLLEKKPFELPDVIKQTDIESMRNTVLGSGEDGSSLKKDARSRVQPKLGRLDLDYVKMHDAFFKLGRHWRPELMLTFGDLYYENRNLEQELSWTRMRRKYKPGKLSLELRNAMGLPEGRPPIWCKKWKDIGLPPAYPGFKVAGINWDASNVKAGRYGIWKNQEQGEKVELFGQLLSFEKENQLLEREKDRRTNSKGIVDHQPTIVTDEVIQEPLKDIPIDAIPVTEIHETATNKATEERSYTTLEENKRSQDPELLLKGGYNTAGKRKKQITPDVNPKRHQFKSVSKDEDTIDNFKF, encoded by the coding sequence atgtcGAAGAAGCCCAAAAATAACCATAGACGGCGGAGGAAGAAGTCATCTGCCCAAGTAACAGCTGAGGGGCGAAAGTCGGAGCTCTCAGCTCTTATTGATGAAGTAAGCGTTCAGAAAAATGCTTCAGCATCTACTGCGGATCGAAATGAAGATCAGCAGCTCATAGACCGAAAAATTGATCCGGAATTTATTAGtatctttcaaagattCGAGGCCTCCAAGGAAACGAATAAATCGGACAGTGTGCCGCAGTCTGGGGTTGTTTCAGTTTCGAAGTTTAGCCCGCCTGCTAATGATTTAGACGACTATTCGGATGATGCGGAGGCAGAGAGACCAAAGAGCAAAAGGAAAGCAGCCAAACCGTCTCTTTCCACGTTGAAATCTATTTCGACCCATCCCGATCTTATACAATGGTATGACTGTGATTCTCCGGAGCCATTCTTTTTGGTGAAGATAAAATCTGCCAAGAATATTGTACCTATCCCAAGTCATTGGCAAGCCAAGCGGGGGTACCTTTCGGGGCGTTCTTTACTTGAAAAGAAGCCTTTTGAACTTCCCGATGTAATCAAGCAAACCGATATTGAATCTATGAGGAATACTGTGCTCGGATCAGGAGAAGATGGCAGCTCGCTTAAGAAGGATGCAAGATCACGAGTGCAGCCAAAACTAGGGCGATTGGATTTGGATTATGTAAAGATGCATGATGCCTTTTTTAAACTAGGCCGACACTGGAGGCCAGAACTGATGCTAACATTTGGTGATTTGTATTACGAAAATAGAAACTTGGAGCAGGAGCTAAGTTGGACTAGAATGAGACGAAAATACAAACCGGGAAAATTATCGTTGGAATTGAGGAACGCTATGGGGCTTCCCGAGGGGAGACCTCCTATCTGGTGCAAAAAGTGGAAAGATATTGGTTTACCGCCGGCCTATCCAGGGTTTAAGGTTGCGGGAATAAACTGGGATGCTAGCAATGTGAAAGCGGGTCGATATggaatttggaaaaatcaGGAGCAAGGAGAGAAAGTCGAGTTGTTTGGTCAACTACTgtcttttgaaaaagagaATCAGCTACTGGAGCGTGAAAAAGATAGGAGGACCAATTCGAAAGGTATTGTAGATCATCAACCAACCATTGTCACTGACGAGGTTATTCAAGAGCCGCTGAAAGATATACCGATTGATGCAATACCAGTTACAGAGATCCACGAGACTGCTACAAATAAAGCTACTGAAGAGCGATCGTACACTACTCTTGAAGAGAATAAACGTTCTCAGGATCCGGAACTTCTCCTAAAGGGAGGGTACAATACTGCAGGGAAACggaagaaacaaataacTCCTGATGTTAATCCCAAACGACATCAGTTTAAATCTGTCTCAAAAGACGAAGATACAATCGATAATTTCAAGTTTTGA
- the BIL1 gene encoding Bil1p (similar to Ashbya gossypii AFR540C) — protein sequence MPTVDLSTVNSSSSANTQNGSEFTKNAEQVVTVFDLASEIEQSLNQALAQIEANESQFEKSLISIHERLSNLQQ from the coding sequence ATGCCTACTGTAGATTTATCTACCGTGAATAGTTCTAGTTCTGCTAATACACAGAATGGTAGTGAATTTACAAAGAACGCAGAACAAGTGGTTACCGTTTTCGATCTTGCATCCGAAATTGAACAGTCGTTAAACCAAGCTTTGGCACAGATCGAGGCTAACGAGAGCCAGTTTGAGAAATCTCTCATATCCATACATGAGCGGCTAAGTAATTTGCAACAGTGA